The Acidobacteriota bacterium genome has a segment encoding these proteins:
- a CDS encoding sigma 54-interacting transcriptional regulator → MTETIWYPQLIAVTGPLRGATIQLSDEQTFLGRGTANQICIADPLLSRKHCSLTRIDSRQFAIEDGGSINGTYVNGCPIKKQILKHGDWIGVGESFLLFVCTDQHEQHPNSPSVQLDDSQIATKAPIWLNPKEAVYLNLDRELTNLVQNQQLAHNLQTLLKFSQSLIASQSLPKLYQRIVGAAFEIVPAQRGILLLVNSRTSELETAFAQEKGEVAPAQTINVSQTVIRQILDKRQGLVISDVKAEEHLHQAQSLVHTEVKAVLGVPVIAFDRLLGVLYLDSFQPDASFHLEQLQLITALASIGGMAIDKAQQVESLIQENQRLQADVMFSHSMVGESPKMQAVFQRIAKIAPTPSTILIFGESGTGKELAARAIHLNSPRSTKPFIAINCAVLSEHLLESDLFGHEKGAFTGAIALKKGKFEIADGGTLFLDEIGELGPGLQAKLLRFLQEREFERVGGVNTLKVDVRIVVATNRQLEEAVTQGTFRQDLYYRLNVISLTMPPLRERQEDILVLANYFTAKYSRAINWRVNRISPEASQRLLGYEWPGNVRELQNAIERAVVMTNSDVILAEDLPENIIESVQSADPGEGPDGYHDAVSEFKRKLIIKAMVDARGNYTEAGKLLGIHPNYLHRLIRNLNIKDQLTRHSGKL, encoded by the coding sequence ATGACTGAGACGATATGGTATCCACAGTTGATTGCTGTAACCGGACCTTTGCGAGGGGCAACCATTCAGCTTTCAGATGAGCAGACATTCTTAGGTCGCGGAACGGCCAATCAGATTTGTATTGCTGATCCGTTGCTTTCCCGAAAGCATTGTTCGCTGACGCGCATTGATTCACGGCAATTTGCCATTGAAGACGGCGGCAGCATCAACGGCACCTATGTCAACGGCTGCCCAATCAAAAAACAAATTCTGAAACACGGTGACTGGATTGGGGTCGGAGAATCATTCCTGCTTTTTGTTTGTACCGACCAGCACGAGCAACATCCCAATTCACCATCCGTCCAACTGGATGACAGCCAGATTGCCACCAAAGCCCCGATTTGGCTCAACCCCAAGGAAGCTGTCTATTTGAACCTGGACCGTGAGCTGACCAACCTGGTCCAGAATCAGCAACTGGCACACAACCTGCAGACATTGTTGAAATTCAGCCAGTCGTTGATTGCCTCCCAAAGCTTGCCAAAGCTATATCAGCGAATTGTCGGAGCTGCTTTTGAGATTGTTCCAGCCCAGCGAGGCATACTTTTGCTTGTAAACTCGCGAACCAGTGAACTTGAAACAGCCTTTGCCCAGGAAAAGGGTGAGGTTGCTCCAGCCCAGACGATCAATGTGAGCCAGACCGTGATTCGACAAATTCTGGATAAACGACAAGGGCTGGTGATTTCGGATGTCAAAGCGGAAGAACATCTCCATCAGGCTCAGAGTCTGGTTCATACCGAGGTCAAGGCGGTACTCGGCGTGCCGGTCATTGCCTTTGACCGACTTTTGGGGGTGCTGTACCTCGATAGTTTTCAGCCAGATGCCAGTTTTCACCTGGAGCAGTTACAACTCATTACCGCACTTGCCAGCATTGGCGGTATGGCGATAGATAAAGCCCAGCAGGTTGAGTCATTGATTCAGGAAAATCAGCGACTGCAGGCAGATGTGATGTTTTCGCACAGTATGGTCGGTGAAAGCCCAAAAATGCAGGCGGTGTTTCAACGGATTGCCAAAATTGCGCCAACACCGTCAACCATTTTGATTTTTGGGGAAAGTGGAACCGGAAAAGAATTAGCTGCCCGGGCAATCCATTTGAATAGTCCCCGCTCAACCAAACCGTTTATCGCGATCAATTGTGCGGTGCTCAGTGAGCATTTGCTCGAAAGTGATTTATTTGGCCATGAGAAAGGTGCTTTTACCGGTGCCATCGCGCTCAAAAAAGGGAAGTTTGAGATTGCCGACGGCGGCACGCTGTTTCTTGATGAAATCGGAGAACTTGGGCCGGGACTTCAGGCGAAATTATTGCGATTCTTACAGGAACGAGAATTTGAACGGGTCGGCGGTGTCAACACCCTCAAAGTAGATGTTCGAATTGTGGTCGCCACCAACCGTCAACTGGAAGAAGCCGTGACCCAGGGCACATTCCGTCAGGATTTGTATTATCGGCTCAATGTCATTTCGCTCACCATGCCGCCGCTGCGCGAACGCCAGGAAGATATTTTGGTATTGGCCAACTACTTTACCGCCAAATACAGTCGGGCCATCAACTGGCGGGTCAACCGCATTTCACCTGAAGCCAGCCAGCGACTCCTCGGATATGAATGGCCGGGAAACGTTCGTGAACTCCAAAATGCCATCGAACGAGCCGTGGTGATGACTAACTCTGACGTCATTCTAGCTGAAGATCTGCCGGAAAATATCATTGAATCGGTCCAGAGTGCCGACCCTGGAGAGGGTCCGGATGGCTATCACGATGCGGTTTCGGAATTTAAGCGAAAGCTGATTATCAAAGCCATGGTTGATGCCAGGGGAAATTATACTGAAGCCGGCAAATTACTCGGGATCCATCCAAATTATCTACATCGGTTAATTCGCAACCTGAATATCAAGGATCAGTTAACCCGCCATAGTGGGAAATTGTGA